The following coding sequences lie in one Miscanthus floridulus cultivar M001 chromosome 9, ASM1932011v1, whole genome shotgun sequence genomic window:
- the LOC136479079 gene encoding uncharacterized protein produces MASQGPGEGYGDKAGGRGAPFIPGFNSFAPGFGGRGRGRDFHPRGCDRGHGGNGRGYGGYGYGYNQGPPRRPYAGRGGYGGGRRPWAGRGHRQNMGPLPNYGGGDYHLQQQGGGGQQAGGQQQPAGAGHLQQQAGGGFPQQAGGGQFQLQQAGSHQPQQAAGGHPQYQGVAGQPQQLADGGLPQQQQQAGGGPPPVAQDGLHLNLAAQGEGRHQVARAESATAMVVDSTSVKALELPKETVPPAPGPKGTVPRDTLATSMGQLAAA; encoded by the coding sequence ATGGCGTCGCAGGGACCGGGCGAGGGTTATGGTGACAAAGCCGGAGGTAGAGGCGCACCTTTCATCCCAGGGTTCAACAGCTTTGCCCCAGGGTTCGGTGGTCGTGGCCGCGGGCGTGACTTCCACCCTAGGGGCTGTGACCGTGGACATGGTGGCAATGGACGGGGATATGGTGGCTATGGGTACGGCTACAATCAAGGACCGCCGCGTCGGCCATATGCTGGAAGAGGAGGTTATGGCGGTGGCCGTCGTCCATGGGCTGGACGTGGGCATCGCCAGAACATGGGCCCACTGCCCAACTATGGCGGTGGCGATTACCACTTGCAGCAGCAGGGCGGTGGTGGCCAGCAGGCCGGAGGCCAGCAGCAGCCAGCTGGTGCCGGCCATCTTCAGCAGCAGGCTGGTGGCGGCTTCCCTCAGCAGGCCGGTGGCGGCCAGTTTCAGCTGCAGCAGGCCGGATCTCATCAGCCGCAGCAGGCTGCTGGCGGCCATCCTCAGTACCAGGGTGTCGCTGGGCAACCTCAGCAGCTGGCCGATGGAGGCCttccccagcagcagcagcaggctggtGGCGGCCCTCCTCCTGTTGCACAGGACGGGTTGCATCTCAACCTGGCTGCGCAAGGTGAGGGGAGGCACCAGGTGGCAAGGGCAGAGTCAGCCACCGCGATGGTGGTGGATTCGACGTCCGTGAAGGCTCTAGAACTTCCCAAGGAGACTGTTCCACCGGCTCCTGGGCCGAAAG